taaaacttgaattaaaatatgttcAATACTAACAATTGATTGTAATTTtccaaaatttacaaatatttcaaaatagtaATCCAAAATTATGATGAagctttaattcaaatttttaacttAATATGATCTTTGAAAATTGTCCTATCAATATAACCCTTAAAAAGAATTCCAAATcacaatcatcaactataaGATATTTCAccccctttcaaaaaaaaaaactattagatATTTCAcgcaacttttaaattttaatagagaaaaataattacgttacttttaatttacaaggtttacatttattattgtaagaatataacttttaattttaacataaacaataaacaatttacatttttttgaaGTAGTGAACAATTTACTTATTTGATGATCGAtgcaagttgttttttttttggtatcaaagcaaattaataaagaaaagttTGTGTAACTTTGATAAATCATTTAGAAGACCAGTCAAAGAAAAAAACCCTCTTATAATTATTGAGAATAACAAGAAGGGAAAGCTGGGGTAAATAGGATCTGCAagccacacacacaaaaaaaaaatgtctatatatgtatatatgttgatgttgatatacACTGAGGCATGTGCTAGCTATGCgcaaatttaaaaaagtaaaagataaaatattttaattaaaaaataaaaaaaattaaaagtataaattttaaaaaaatatgggaaCAAAAACTACACTTtagtctaattaaaaattatcttatatcacagtttaaacaatttattataaattctaacataaaaatttatattttaaaaatatttatttattatgaatattaCTTATATAAAGGTTATCACTCATCATTGGGTCTGGCCACTAACTGTTGAAGTGGGTTGAATACTGATCCGACATGCACCATTATTGATGAATGGTGTCACACTTAGACTAATCAATCTTCCTTGATAGACctagtaatatttatttaatcatgttttatttttggatattAGAAAAAACATCTGATAAGATATTATCgtataatgtaaaaaataaaaagttatgttACTTCGTAATTAATTTCAGTAAGTAGTGGcgattttttgaattttattttactaaggATAAGTAAGTTGTGTTTTAAAACAGATTTCGgtcgttattttttttttaagaaaatgatactaaaggttaaaaaaagtttaaaatatatcatatataaaaattgattaaaatcatTAACAGATAATGGTGACGAAAGATTAATCACTTAATAATTTCTCATTAAAATACCAACCTTTTCAGTAATAAATAAGAAACAAGACAAATTAAGAAGATTAAAGAACCGATAACTATCTTGTTGACGACCTCCTCGATGATTTCAGTGCTTTTGTATTCGGATTCCTCCGTCTCCAGCTCCAAGTGTTGGACGAAACCCCCCAAAGAAGCACTATCGTTCTGTCGAAACGCTCGAAGAAGCAGAGGGTAAAACTCTATCATCTGCTTCTTGAAACTCCGTGAAACTTGTACCCTTGACAAAGGAGGCAAGTGATCAGAAGAGTAATACCCAACTCTCACGCGGCCATTCGCGTACTCATTGCAGGCCGCGAGAATCAGTGACGCTCGCTCGCGAAAATGGGCACTGACAAAGGCTTCAAAGTTCCGAGGCGGATCCTGAAGCAGATGGAAGGAAATTTTACAGGTTTGGGTGAACACGTCCTCGTTGTACACACGTGACGTGCTCTCCAAGTTTATTAAACGCCCCAATGTAGTTGCACCAGGCTCGTTAAAGTATGGGTTCTCGTTCAGAACCAGACTTTGTAAGGAGAGCAACACTTGGAGCATGGTCGACCCTGATGGGTCccacttctccctctttttcccGTACCACGTGTTGAGAAGGCTCAAGCACACTTCGCCGCTGGGGTGAAGATTTGGGTTGACCTGGAGCCCGAAAGAGTCAAAATGCAGCTTTGGAGGGTGCTTCGGGTAATCAGAAGGgaacaaaatgtcgaagaaGAAGAGACCATCGTGGTACGGTGTGCCGGCAGCACCTACAATCACGGCCCTCATTAGATCAATGCGTCGCTCGTAGACACGCACGTAGATTGATTCGGGCAAGTTATGCTCCAGGATTCTCCACTCTCTCATGATGGTGCGGTACGCTTCACTCTTTGAATCGGTGaagcattttcctttctctGAACCCAGAAAGTGGTGATCTGAATCATCTGAAACCACGTCGAATTGCCCGAACTCATTTGTCGTTACTTCAATGGCGTTTCTCAATGGTTGTTGCATCTTCTTCACGAGTATGTTTCTAATGCCTATCAAACTCCTTTTCTCCGTTGAAGGAGCGTTTAAAGGTGTAATGTaaggtttttcaattttttaatatctttctGAATACTAATGCCTACCAGACTCTTAATTATAAGGAGCAATTTGTGactttttccaaaaaataaaaaagataagataaggttTTTTGTATATTAATCCACAACAAGATAATCTTTTGAAGATTCAAACACCCACgaaaaagattttattgttataaaataacaaatatatgttaaagaaaacaaatttgaattgtttatgatgattcaaagatgattgacagatgtacaaaacaaatatttgaagcatttaaaatACTTCCCCCATTTTTTAGGAAATTAAttacatgttttatttaaataaatttaaaaatttattttaaattggagCATTTTTAGAAGTTATCTTTTAactaaaatgtttttcaaagtttttttttaacaaaaccaacttTAGAGATTGTTATTAATCTCTTATCTTTTTCAatctattatcatttaattttcacctttattttttaacagaatTTTGATATTTACGTTTTAGatatcaatatttaaaaataaatttgtactatcaaaatataaattatttattatgtcttaaataattatttttattatcatattattggtaaaaaaaattcagccaaaaaataTACACTGatgattaattttcataaaaattttaacaatctaatttttattaaaaaaaattctcttaatcatattattttatgtacAAACCTGAGATCATAATCAAGAATTGCTATTTCCACTCATTCTTATTACTAATGCAATCtcctttctaaaaaaaaaacccaaaaaaaatccTGAATTCTGGAAATTAATACACTCCCCTTATGCTTCTCCCTCCCTTTGGGTACCAGATTCCCGAAATCTTATCACAAACACTTTTGCATGCTTTCCGTTCTTTAAAGATCTCCTTCCTTAGACTTAATTTGCACAATTGTTCAACAGCCTGACCGATCCAATAATCAAAGTGATTGAAAAACCCTTTAAATAATGACAACGAATATCGAAGATCCAATAACACAAAGGTGTGGATGGAAATAGAAAAAAGGAATAAGAAGTAAAGTGATAAACTGCACTGAATAATTATGTTGCAACTCAAAAGCAATATTAGAATTACATTTGTTCGCTTCAGGGATGATCATGGTACAATCTGAATATGCATAATCACGAAAACCTATTTTGACTTCTTCCTCATTTCCTCGTTTTACttctaattattgttttaaataaaacacaTTGATCAATTCATGATTCCTACGCTTAGTCTATGAAGGTTTGAAGGCATAATGATTTCCAGAAGACCTCTCACTGCCAACTCCTGTTTACAAAATCACCATACGGTAAAAAGAGAGTGTATTAGTTTTTGGAATACAGGGTATtccagtaaaataaaattacaaaggaGAATGTACTAGTAATAAGGGAAGTGAAAATAACAATTGCCCTTGATTAAGGAGTCCGAGCATTGTAACACTCagattaataacattaataacATGTTGGTTtgttaaaagttatttatttcttataaatgtaattatattattCTCTTAATAAGACAAAGTTTTGCCTTC
This region of Glycine soja cultivar W05 chromosome 17, ASM419377v2, whole genome shotgun sequence genomic DNA includes:
- the LOC114393479 gene encoding putative ubiquitin-conjugating enzyme E2 38, which encodes MQQPLRNAIEVTTNEFGQFDVVSDDSDHHFLGSEKGKCFTDSKSEAYRTIMREWRILEHNLPESIYVRVYERRIDLMRAVIVGAAGTPYHDGLFFFDILFPSDYPKHPPKLHFDSFGLQVNPNLHPSGEVCLSLLNTWYGKKREKWDPSGSTMLQVLLSLQSLVLNENPYFNEPGATTLGRLINLESTSRVYNEDVFTQTCKISFHLLQDPPRNFEAFVSAHFRERASLILAACNEYANGRVRVGYYSSDHLPPLSRVQVSRSFKKQMIEFYPLLLRAFRQNDSASLGGFVQHLELETEESEYKSTEIIEEVVNKIVIGSLIFLICLVSYLLLKRLVF